The Eremothecium gossypii ATCC 10895 chromosome IV, complete sequence genome contains a region encoding:
- a CDS encoding ADL400Wp (NOHBY449; No homolog in Saccharomyces cerevisiae; Similar to Ashbya gossypii AGL368W and AGL369W) translates to MLAPFSEVLWWGACVHVWGLRPSTNEKDLERRTCSHSCTGTIVRFLAQQSPLVRHKNCRLNPLFTLARCHVVAEMLRDTESKTSIEGHKVDAVNDTALKRYRYRTAICWLFCYVCHVAFCNCVLARAVQLFKEEDSEKLLANLKNYAILNCYSFELMAQTIAPAGRLMNGWKFTALALCSIYLIIFDPELLYVSGCLLNFFPSVKSWSLDAIAKYFIWEACVLYSIVAWVPVAANFILICKYVLAEERAMELSLGAYFDEPDNDAMLENESFSLKRARVVHNLKIIKMAVAGILFIHLLLQVFLFIIAYPASVLSEVSGKSGLYAYVLVGLLFATVVRLLSILFCICYILVTSNCIRFLSSMILFVSVVQSDFVMGVCCSFILSTVSLVG, encoded by the coding sequence ATGCTGGCTCCCTTCTCTGAGGTCTTGTGGTGGGGTGCCTGCGTACACGTCTGGGGGCTCCGGCCAAGCACCAACGAGAAAGACTTGGAGAGGCGGACCTGCAGCCATTCGTGCACCGGCACCATCGTGCGTTTCCTGGCGCAGCAGTCACCCCTCGTTCGCCATAAAAACTGCCGGCTGAATCCACTATTTACGCTAGCCCGCTGCCACGTAGTCGCTGAGATGCTGCGCGATACAGAGAGCAAGACCTCCATCGAAGGGCATAAGGTTGATGCAGTAAACGATACTGCTCTGAAACGATACCGGTACAGAACGGCCATATGCTGGCTATTCTGCTACGTCTGCCATGTTGCTTTCTGTAACTGCGTTTTGGCCAGAGCCGTGCAACTATTCAAAGAGGAAGATTCGGAGAAGCTCCTTGCTAACCTCAAAAATTATGCAATCCTCAATTGCTATTCTTTTGAGTTAATGGCACAGACCATAGCGCCGGCTGGGCGCCTGATGAATGGATGGAAGTTCACAGCTTTGGCACTATGTTCAATATACCTGATAATATTTGATCCAGAGTTACTATATGTTAGTGGTTGCTTATTAAACTTCTTTCCATCAGTTAAGTCTTGGTCTCTGGATGCTATTGCAAAATATTTTATTTGGGAGGCCTGTGTATTGTACTCGATTGTAGCTTGGGTTCCGGTAGCTGCAAACTTCATACTGATCTGCAAATATGTGCTGGCTGAAGAGAGAGCAATGGAGTTGTCTTTGGGAGCTTATTTCGATGAGCCCGACAATGATGCTATGTTAGAGAACGAGTCTTTTTCCCTGAAACGCGCTAGAGTGGTTCATAACCTAAAAATCATCAAGATGGCTGTTGCTGGCATCTTATTCATTCACTTACTTTTGCAAGTATTCTTGTTTATCATTGCATACCCGGCCTCGGTTCTAAGTGAAGTTTCTGGCAAGTCTGGACTGTACGCTTACGTACTTGTGGGACTGCTATTCGCTACTGTGGTAAGATTGCTTTCCATACTGTTCTGCATTTGTTACATTTTGGTTACATCAAACTGCATAAGATTCTTATCAAGCATGATACTCTTTGTATCCGTAGTACAAAGCGATTTTGTTATGGGAGTCTGTTGCAGCTTTATACTTTCCACCGTCAGCCTTGTGGGCTGA
- a CDS encoding ADL399Cp (Non-syntenic homolog of Saccharomyces cerevisiae YPR194C (OPT2)), translating into MEKLSGEFKGSPPYFNEDKDSSSLSPSLPSQDDKKYKYNVSADAQETKEVLTEDQLIYITTRMGYEHATDLEHIPESVRYLESKLADLDVEKCCEIIDVHIKEHDQDPNLSTEDWNDLVRFSKRDFDPKNPQQVFELKVVAAIFHYYSPYVEVRAVASPVDDPTIPVETFRAYFLATLWVVIGSGFNMFFAQRQPAISLGVFAVQMLVYPCAVLWVRVMPCWGFKVFGRRIALNIESQWSEKEQMFVTLLYSITNGAFYSEYNIVTQQIHYKSPMSYAYQFLLSFSLQFLGFGLAGIMRRYVVYPSIALWPSSMTTIALNKALLSSDHSNGIGRKKMFYITATAIFVYNWFPTYLFEALSTFNWMTWIKPDNFSLATVTGGINGVGLNPISTFDWTNIGTSSLYLPFRVTLTTYLGGLLAALVTLGVYYMNYRECQFLPIFTQSLYNNRATSYRVEEILTEDRKLDEQKFQKYGFPYYTAGNIVAYGCFMCVYTALVVTSILQQGAFYGRVYKTWILDLWSLRKPSSWRAVFSNDKHVLDDFHDSHSRMMRKYKEVPEWWYMTIFIVSIVIGIIVVKVFKTNTPVWGLFLAVALNFVLLLPITLLQATRGVTIGLNLLLQMISGLALPGNPYALMFIKAFGYNIDGQADNYLGNMKLAHYAKIPPVPLFRGQLLMVLIQIFVNLGVINWQLHNIENYCDPKQRFKFTCPGIRTYFNASVMWGAIGPKRIFEHVYPIMKWCWLIGACVGLFFGLWKKLSIMYKKIPYPDRFSPVIFIIGMLSFGPPYNLQYTTSGLYVGFISMCYMKRYHLRVWERYNYVVAAGISCGLVFSAIVMFFTVQWKGVEISWWGNTVSYAGLDYARVPLLNVTETERGYFGPELGQIPG; encoded by the coding sequence ATGGAGAAGTTGTCGGGAGAATTTAAAGGGTCTCCTCCGTACTTCAATGAAGACAAGGATAGCAGCTCGCTATCACCAAGTTTACCTAGTCAAGACGATAAAAAGTACAAATACAATGTTTCTGCAGACGCACAAGAGACCAAAGAGGTCCTGACTGAGGATCAATTGATATATATCACTACTCGAATGGGCTATGAACACGCTACAGATCTCGAGCATATCCCTGAATCAGTAAGATACCTAGAGTCCAAGCTTGCGGACTTGGATGTCGAAAAGTGCTGTGAAATTATTGATGTACATATCAAGGAGCACGATCAGGACCCAAATTTAAGTACTGAGGATTGGAATGATCTAGTTCGTTTCTCTAAGAGAGATTTTGACCCCAAAAATCCGCAGCAGGTGTTTGAActtaaagttgttgcagcTATCTTTCATTATTATTCGCCATACGTGGAAGTGAGGGCGGTCGCAAGCCCTGTGGATGATCCGACCATTCCAGTAGAGACTTTCCGTGCTTATTTCTTGGCGACTCTTTGGGTGGTTATCGGTAGTGGTTTCAACATGTTTTTTGCGCAGAGGCAGCCAGCAATCAGTCTTGGAGTATTTGCCGTGCAAATGCTGGTATATCCATGTGCAGTTTTGTGGGTGCGCGTGATGCCATGCTGGGGTTTCAAAGTCTTTGGTCGCAGAATTGCGCTCAACATTGAGTCTCAGTGGAGTGAGAAGGAGCAGATGTTTGTGACACTGCTGTACAGTATCACCAATGGCGCATTCTACTCTGAATATAATATTGTAACACAGCAAATTCACTACAAAAGCCCTATGTCATATGCATATCAATTTCTACTATCATTTTCACTTCAGTTCTTGGGGTTTGGATTAGCTGGAATCATGAGAAGATATGTCGTGTATCCATCAATTGCCCTTTGGCCATCCAGTATGACTACTATAGCCCTAAACAAGGCACTACTAAGCTCCGACCACTCGAATGGTATTGGTAGAAAAAAAATGTTTTACATTACTGCGACGGCCATATTTGTATACAATTGGTTTCCGACATACCTTTTCGAAGCCTTGAGTACCTTTAACTGGATGACTTGGATAAAGCCAGATAACTTCAGTCTTGCAACTGTCACCGGTGGGATTAATGGCGTGGGACTGAACCCAATTTCGACTTTCGATTGGACGAACATTGGAACGAGCAGCCTTTACCTCCCGTTCAGAGTAACACTGACTACGTATTTGGGAGGCCTACTTGCAGCACTAGTCACTCTTGGCGTCTATTATATGAATTACAGAGAATGCCAGTTTCTTCCAATATTCACGCAAAGCTTATATAATAACAGAGCAACATCGTACCGGGTAGAAGAAATACTGACTGAAGATCGAAAGCTCGACGAGCAGAAGTTCCAGAAATATGGATTTCCATACTATACTGCAGGTAACATTGTGGCATATGGGTGTTTTATGTGCGTTTACACCGCTCTTGTAGTGACATCCATTCTGCAGCAGGGGGCATTTTATGGACGGGTGTATAAAACTTGGATCCTAGATTTATGGTCGCTGAGAAAGCCGAGCTCATGGCGTGCAGTGTTCAGTAATGATAAGCACGTGCTAGACGATTTCCACGATTCACACAGTCGGATGATGAGGAAATACAAAGAGGTACCTGAATGGTGGTACATGACTATATTCATAGTTTCAATTGTAATTGGAATCATTGTGGTGAAAGTATTCAAAACAAATACACCTGTGTGGGGATTATTTCTAGCAGTAGCTTTAAATTTTGTTCTGTTACTTCCAATCACGTTACTACAAGCGACGCGCGGTGTTACTATAGGACTGAACCTGTTGCTGCAGATGATAAGTGGCCTGGCACTACCGGGAAATCCCTATGCTCTAATGTTTATCAAGGCCTTTGGGTATAATATTGATGGCCAAGCTGATAACTATCTTGGCAATATGAAGTTGGCACATTACGCAAAGATACCACCCGTTCCACTATTTCGGGGACAGCTTTTAATGGTTCTGATACAGATCTTTGTGAATCTTGGCGTTATCAATTGGCAACTTCATAATATTGAGAACTATTGCGATCCTAAGCAGCGGTTCAAGTTTACGTGTCCGGGAATTAGAACATACTTCAATGCTTCTGTTATGTGGGGTGCTATTGGGCCAAAGAGAATTTTTGAACATGTCTATCCTATCATGAAATGGTGCTGGTTAATTGGGGCGTGCGTAGGATTGTTCTTCGGACTATGGAAAAAGCTCAGTATCATGTACAAAAAGATACCCTACCCTGACCGGTTTAGTCCGGTAATATTTATCATTGGAATGCTTTCTTTTGGTCCTCCCTACAATTTGCAGTATACTACCTCTGGTCTCTATGTGGGCTTCATTTCTATGTGTTACATGAAAAGATACCACCTTCGCGTATGGGAAAGATATAACTATGTCGTTGCTGCTGGTATCTCCTGTGGTTTAGTGTTTTCTGCTATCGTGATGTTCTTCACCGTTCAATGGAAGGGTGTCGAAATATCATGGTGGGGGAATACGGTTTCATATGCGGGTCTTGATTACGCTCGGGTACCGCTTCTCAATGTGACTGAAACAGAGAGAGGATACTTTGGACCAGAACTTGGCCAAATTCCTGGGTAG